From a region of the Calliphora vicina chromosome 4, idCalVici1.1, whole genome shotgun sequence genome:
- the LOC135958425 gene encoding cuticle protein 16.5-like has protein sequence MLRFGRLEYLPLNVMKFFIAFALLAVASADVSHLSKKYLPPVHSAQSYSVQNTYSAPAVHHSFSAPAVESVHHSAPVVHQTYSAPAVHHVQHHHSAPAPVNEYLPPVQETYSAPAVQETYSAPAVHQTYSAPAVQYSAPAVQQTYSAPAVHYSAPAVQTTYSAPSVSYSAPAVQHHYSAPAVQQTYSAPAVHYSAPAVQHHYSAPAAQQTYSAPAVHYSAPAVQQTYSAPAVQHQFSSGPSVSFSSGSAGTQYASNGGYVYKK, from the exons ATGTTGCGTTTCGGACGTCTGGAATACTTGCCATTGAATGTTATG AAATTCTTCATTGCTTTTGCTCTTTTGGCTGTTGCCTCCGCTGATGTCAGCCACTTGTCCAAGAAATACTTGCCTCCCGTACACAGTGCTCAAAGCTATTCTGTACAGAATACCTACTCAGCACCTGCTGTCCATCACAGCTTCTCTGCTCCCGCTGTTGAATCCGTCCACCACTCAGCTCCAGTTGTACACCAAACTTACTCCGCACCCGCTGTACACCATGTCCAACACCATCACTCTGCTCCAGCTCCAGTTAACGAATACTTGCCTCCCGTACAAGAAACCTACTCTGCTCCAGCTGTGCAAGAAACTTACTCCGCCCCAGCTGTTCACCAAACCTACTCAGCTCCCGCTGTTCAATACTCTGCCCCAGCTGTGCAACAAACTTACTCAGCTCCTGCTGTTCACTACTCCGCCCCAGCTGTCCAAACCACCTACTCTGCTCCCTCAGTAAGCTACTCTGCCCCAGCTGTGCAACACCATTACTCTGCTCCCGCTGTTCAACAAACTTACTCCGCTCCCGCTGTCCACTACTCAGCCCCAGCTGTCCAACACCATTACTCTGCCCCAGCTGCTCAACAAACTTACTCAGCTCCCGCTGTCCACTACTCAGCCCCAGCTGTCCAACAAACTTACTCCGCTCCTGCTGTACAACACCAATTCTCATCTGGTCCCTCAGTCAGCTTCTCAAGCGGTAGTGCTGGCACTCAATACGCTTCCAATGGTGGTTATGTATACAAGAAGTAA
- the LOC135957712 gene encoding cuticle protein 16.5-like, producing the protein MKLFVAAVFALLALASADVSHLSKTYLPPVQQSYSGPSYQQSFSSSGSGGFSAPSNEYLPPVQQTFSGAAQSFSGHVQQSYAAPVQTYSAPAAQSYSSSVSYSAPQQSFSAPTSEYLPPVHQQSFSAPAPIHYSAPSVSYSAPSVQSYSAPSVQSYSAPSVQSYSAPAVQSYSGSSFGFASGSVDAGTQYASNGGYVYRKK; encoded by the exons ATG AAACTTTTCGTAGCTGCTGTATTCGCTCTCTTGGCTTTGGCTTCCGCTGATGTCAGCCACTTGTCCAAAACCTACTTGCCTCCCGTACAACAATCGTACTCCGGTCCCAGCTATCAGCAATCATTCTCTTCATCCGGCAGTGGCGGCTTCTCAGCTCCATCCAACGAATACTTGCCTCCCGTACAACAAACCTTCTCTGGTGCTGCTCAATCCTTCTCCGGCCATGTTCAACAATCTTATGCCGCTCCCGTTCAAACCTACTCAGCTCCTGCTGCTCAATCTTACTCTTCCTCCGTATCTTACTCTGCCCCACAACAATCCTTCTCAGCTCCCACCAGCGAATACTTGCCTCCCGTACACCAACAAAGCTTCTCAGCTCCAGCTCCCATCCACTACTCAGCACCCTCAGTCAGCTACTCAGCTCCATCTGTACAATCGTACTCTGCTCCATCTGTACAATCATACTCTGCTCCCTCTGTACAATCTTACTCTGCTCCCGCTGTCCAATCTTATTCCGGTTCTTCTTTCGGCTTTGCCTCTGGCTCCGTTGATGCTGGCACTCAATATGCTTCCAACGGTGGTTACGTTTACAGAAAGAAGTAA